The Phragmites australis chromosome 13, lpPhrAust1.1, whole genome shotgun sequence DNA window CTGCTGCAGCTGCTGACTCGCTGCCAGCTGGCGAGCCAGACACGAAATCGGAGTGTTCGAATTCAAATCCCCTTCTTGGTTGGTTGCCTAATTCGTATTCGCTGCAAAATGCCAAGATCTTCTTGCGAAGGTTTATGCTTTTGTAGATTTTTCGGTTTCTTTTTCATGGTTGTTTGGTAATTGGGGACAAATCTTTTAGTTGAGAGCTCGAGGAGGTCGGAGGCATGGGGGCGGAGCCGCTGGTGCACAAGGTTCTCTCTATGGCgacgtcgtcgtcctcgtccaAGAAGGTGAGGCCGGTGGCGAGTGCCAagggcggcgaggcggcggagTTCGGCAGGGTGGGCATCCTGTCGTTCGAGGTGGCCGACGCCATGTCGCGCGCCGCCAACCTCTACCGCTCGCTCTCCGACGCCGAGGCGGCACGCCTGCTTGGGCCGCTCTGCCTCGGCTCCCACGCCGTGCGCGCGCTCGTCCCCGGCGACGACGCGCGGCTCCTGGCCCTCGCGCTCGCCGAGAAGCTTGACGCGCTTAACCGCGTCGCCGCCGTGGCCTCGCGACTCGGGCGACGGTGCACGGTCCCAGCGCTCCTGGGGTTCGATCACGTCTACGCcgacctcctcgccggccgctcGGACACCGCCGCGGCCGCCTTCGCGGTGGCCTCCCCTTCCGACGCCACCTCGCTCGTCCGCAAGCTCGACCGTCTCGCGGCCGCCACGGCCGCGCTCTGCGCGGAGCTCGAGGCGCTCACCGAGCTCGAGCAGTCGGCACGGAAGCTCCCCACCGACGAAGCCCGCCGCGCGCTCGAACAGCGCACGCGGTGGCGCCGTCACGACGTGCGCCGGCTGAGGGATTCGTCTCTCTGGAACTGGACCTACGACAAGGCCGTGCTCCTGCTCGCGCGCGCCGTCTGCGCCATCTACGACCGCATCCGCCTTGTGTTCGGTGACCCTATGCTCGGGCTCGACTTGCTGGCTACTACCCGGGAGTCACGGCAATGTGACCAAAGCCGTCAACTTTCCGGTCCAGTGACAGCAAATTCAGGTCCTGTCCGGGCCAATTTCAGTGATACCAAGTCAGGGCCAATTGCCAGAGTCGATATGGATACGCCGCGCTCAGTGAATCTCCGGTCTAATTGCGGAGCAAGCCCGGGGAGGATGTTCATGGAGTGTTTGAGCTTGAGTAGCTCGGTATCATGGAAGGATGGGTTTGAGGATGAGTTCTTGGAGGATGTGAGCTGCATTAGCACGATCAGGTCGGGGATGCTCGTTCCATTCAGCGGTGAGCAGGGGGTGTCCACAACAACAGCCAAGAGCGGCAAGATTGGCAGAAGAGCGCGGTTTGGTCCGAAGAGCACCGTGACATCACTTGCGCCGCCATCCACAATTGGTGGCTCAGCCCTTGCATTGCATTATGCAaatatcattatcatcatcgagAAGTTGCTTCGGTACCCACATCTTGTTGGTGAGGAGGCACGGGATGACCTGTACCAGATGCTGCCCTCTAGTTTGAAGGCGGCATTGAGGAAAAATCT harbors:
- the LOC133889306 gene encoding uncharacterized protein LOC133889306 produces the protein MGAEPLVHKVLSMATSSSSSKKVRPVASAKGGEAAEFGRVGILSFEVADAMSRAANLYRSLSDAEAARLLGPLCLGSHAVRALVPGDDARLLALALAEKLDALNRVAAVASRLGRRCTVPALLGFDHVYADLLAGRSDTAAAAFAVASPSDATSLVRKLDRLAAATAALCAELEALTELEQSARKLPTDEARRALEQRTRWRRHDVRRLRDSSLWNWTYDKAVLLLARAVCAIYDRIRLVFGDPMLGLDLLATTRESRQCDQSRQLSGPVTANSGPVRANFSDTKSGPIARVDMDTPRSVNLRSNCGASPGRMFMECLSLSSSVSWKDGFEDEFLEDVSCISTIRSGMLVPFSGEQGVSTTTAKSGKIGRRARFGPKSTVTSLAPPSTIGGSALALHYANIIIIIEKLLRYPHLVGEEARDDLYQMLPSSLKAALRKNLKTYVKNMAIYDAFLAHDWRETLEKTLAWLAPMAHNMIRWQAERNFEQQQIVLKGNVLLLQTLYFADREKTEVVICELLVGLNYICRYEQQQNALLDCSSSLDFDECVEWQLQ